In one Nicotiana tomentosiformis chromosome 6, ASM39032v3, whole genome shotgun sequence genomic region, the following are encoded:
- the LOC104116716 gene encoding uncharacterized protein, whose protein sequence is MFFFFVGGLEQQARQVLKSGVGRCIACGSRADLVDYEKVLKLFFIPVWRWPGKEPVMYCNDCKLFFPQSLTPPSSTADVPEVLKCQFCRREVDGEFRFCPFCGNAL, encoded by the coding sequence ATGTTCTTCTTCTTCGTAGGAGGGCTAGAGCAGCAGGCGAGACAGGTATTGAAGAGCGGGGTAGGGAGGTGTATAGCGTGCGGATCACGTGCTGACCTCGTCGACTACGAGAAGGTTCTGAAGCTCTTCTTTATTCCTGTATGGAGATGGCCGGGGAAAGAGCCGGTGATGTACTGCAACGACTGCAAACTTTTCTTCCCGCAATCTCTAACTCCTCCGTCGTCCACGGCCGATGTCCCGGAAGTTCTCAAGTGTCAGTTCTGTCGCCGGGAAGTGGATGGCGAATTCCGATTCTGCCCCTTCTGTGGTAATGCACTGTGA